A portion of the Krasilnikovia cinnamomea genome contains these proteins:
- a CDS encoding DUF664 domain-containing protein, with the protein MSNSDTPWEPPIAGSEAEHLVGALDRLRTTFRWKADDLDAAGLHTSVGASTLTLGRLLKHLALVEEHTFGTKLDGTPPGAPWDTADWEADPDWEFTSAAADTPEQLYALWDGAVEKSRARLRAALAAGGLDQPAHIAWPDGRHASLRRLLCDLIEEYGRHTGHADLLRESVDGLAGEDPPPGWQARSGRFRLNG; encoded by the coding sequence ATGAGCAACAGCGACACCCCGTGGGAGCCGCCGATCGCGGGCAGCGAGGCGGAGCATCTGGTCGGTGCGCTCGACCGTCTGCGCACGACCTTCCGGTGGAAAGCCGACGACCTCGACGCGGCCGGGCTGCACACCAGCGTCGGAGCCTCCACCCTGACGCTGGGTCGCCTGCTGAAACACCTGGCGCTCGTCGAGGAGCACACGTTCGGCACCAAGCTCGACGGCACACCACCCGGCGCACCGTGGGACACCGCTGATTGGGAAGCCGACCCCGATTGGGAGTTCACCTCCGCGGCCGCTGACACCCCGGAGCAGCTCTACGCGCTGTGGGACGGCGCCGTCGAAAAGTCCCGGGCGCGGCTCCGCGCGGCCCTGGCCGCCGGGGGCCTCGACCAGCCCGCCCACATCGCCTGGCCCGACGGCCGCCATGCCAGCCTGCGCCGGCTGCTCTGCGATCTGATTGAGGAGTACGGCCGACACACCGGCCACGCCGACCTGCTCCGCGAGTCCGTCGACGGACTGGCCGGTGAGGACCCGCCGCCCGGCTGGCAGGCAAGATCTGGACGGTTCCGGCTGAATGGCTGA
- a CDS encoding Tn3 family transposase, which produces MAGTTPLRVTRRQVRAERLALHLLQTALVHVNTALLQVIPSEPEWAARMTDADRRALTPLFWTPVFLYGRFDLDMDNHLNLDQALPCSALPAARTESKAGPTMPRQPPRSGQRLTANRPQDPLPCGSP; this is translated from the coding sequence CTGGCAGGCACTACGCCACTTCGTGTAACACGCCGTCAAGTCCGGGCCGAAAGACTCGCCCTGCACCTGCTGCAGACGGCCCTCGTGCACGTCAATACCGCCCTGCTGCAGGTGATTCCCTCCGAGCCCGAGTGGGCGGCGCGGATGACCGACGCGGACCGGCGGGCGTTGACCCCGCTGTTCTGGACGCCTGTCTTCCTTTACGGCCGCTTCGACCTGGACATGGACAACCACCTGAACCTCGACCAGGCCCTGCCCTGCTCTGCTCTACCTGCAGCGCGCACCGAGTCCAAGGCCGGGCCCACCATGCCACGCCAGCCGCCGCGCTCGGGCCAAAGGCTGACCGCCAACCGTCCTCAAGATCCCCTACCTTGCGGCTCGCCGTAG
- a CDS encoding hemolysin family protein: MSTGWALVVSALLLAGNGFFVAAEFALVASKRHRLEQAAAGGSRAARAALAGSRQLSLMLAGAQLGITLCSLGLGALAEPAIAHLIDPWLHAAGLPEQASYAVAFVIALAIVVFLHMVVGEMAPKSWAISDPERSALLLAVPFRGFTTLVRPLLAVLNGLANAFLRLIKVAPQDELAAAHGPDELRMLLEASRVHGTLPADQHQMLSRMLQLQNTTLARVMIPRDQIIAVGADDSAHQVEQVNLATGRSRLAVLDEDGQIVGVAHIRDALRATSADTPATAAQLMAAPFTLPADTSVLAAVRAMRDARAQLAVITDGGTAVGLAALEDLLEQVIGEFDDETDPIAPPGHPPPLSGTSPNP; encoded by the coding sequence ATGAGCACGGGATGGGCGCTGGTCGTGTCCGCGCTGCTGCTGGCCGGCAACGGCTTCTTCGTCGCCGCGGAGTTCGCCCTGGTGGCCAGCAAACGCCACCGGCTGGAACAGGCCGCCGCGGGCGGTAGCCGCGCCGCCCGCGCGGCGCTGGCCGGCAGCCGGCAGCTGTCCCTGATGCTCGCCGGCGCGCAGCTCGGCATCACCCTGTGCTCGCTCGGGCTCGGCGCTCTCGCCGAGCCGGCCATCGCGCACCTGATCGACCCGTGGCTGCACGCCGCCGGCCTACCCGAACAGGCCAGCTACGCGGTGGCGTTCGTCATCGCCCTGGCCATCGTCGTGTTCCTACACATGGTCGTCGGGGAGATGGCACCCAAGTCGTGGGCCATCTCCGATCCCGAACGCTCCGCGCTGCTGCTCGCGGTGCCGTTCCGCGGATTCACCACTCTCGTGCGGCCACTGTTGGCGGTGCTCAACGGCCTGGCCAACGCCTTCCTGCGCCTGATCAAGGTGGCGCCGCAGGACGAACTCGCCGCCGCGCACGGCCCCGACGAGCTGCGGATGCTGCTGGAAGCCTCCCGCGTCCACGGCACCCTGCCCGCCGACCAGCACCAGATGCTGAGCCGGATGCTGCAACTACAGAACACCACCCTCGCCCGCGTCATGATCCCCCGCGACCAGATCATCGCCGTCGGCGCCGACGACTCGGCGCACCAGGTCGAACAGGTCAACCTGGCCACCGGGCGATCCCGACTCGCGGTCCTCGACGAGGACGGCCAGATCGTCGGCGTGGCCCACATCCGCGACGCGCTGCGCGCCACCAGCGCCGACACACCCGCGACCGCGGCTCAGCTGATGGCCGCCCCGTTCACCCTGCCCGCCGACACCAGCGTGCTGGCCGCCGTCCGGGCGATGCGTGATGCCCGCGCCCAACTCGCCGTGATCACCGATGGCGGTACGGCCGTCGGTCTGGCCGCGCTGGAAGACCTCCTGGAACAGGTCATCGGCGAGTTCGACGACGAAACGGACCCGATCGCCCCTCCCGGTCACCCCCCACCGCTGTCCGGCACGTCTCCCAACCCGTAG
- a CDS encoding GNAT family N-acetyltransferase, whose translation MRSLTTPPAIPAGTLAAGPQPVLGAPGDLVLRPWEPADAPAFYAAYQDPAIRRWHTRQPASEDQVRQWFEQYRRNWAQETGASWAVTHDGGEVLGRMAMGSLNLDDGVAGCAYWVLPAARGTGVAPRALAAVSAWVLGDAGFHRLHLDHSTRNQASCRVAVKAGFRLEGTKRSDAVHADGRHDMHLHARIRGDT comes from the coding sequence GTGCGATCGCTGACCACCCCGCCCGCCATCCCCGCCGGAACCCTCGCCGCAGGTCCGCAGCCGGTTCTTGGCGCGCCGGGCGACCTGGTCCTGCGCCCCTGGGAACCTGCCGACGCACCGGCCTTCTACGCCGCGTACCAGGATCCCGCGATCCGGCGGTGGCACACTCGGCAACCGGCGTCCGAGGACCAGGTGCGGCAGTGGTTTGAGCAGTACCGCCGGAACTGGGCGCAGGAAACGGGCGCGAGCTGGGCGGTGACCCACGACGGCGGCGAGGTGCTCGGGCGGATGGCGATGGGGAGCTTGAATCTCGACGACGGCGTCGCCGGGTGCGCGTACTGGGTGCTCCCGGCCGCCCGCGGCACCGGGGTGGCTCCCCGTGCGCTGGCGGCCGTGAGCGCCTGGGTACTCGGCGATGCCGGATTCCACCGCCTGCACCTGGATCACTCGACCCGCAACCAGGCGTCCTGCCGCGTCGCCGTCAAGGCCGGATTCCGGCTGGAGGGCACCAAACGCAGCGACGCGGTCCACGCCGATGGCCGCCACGACATGCACCTGCATGCCCGTATCCGCGGCGACACCTGA
- a CDS encoding questin oxidase family protein, translated as MTATILDGALDRLRESGPERVGWLSNHAPMAVEALARAGYGHRVHQWIDGYADRLEERPRGIARIAPDEWRDPLGDPVRTGDWLDLFEREVRAVPWREVLSRWWPRLLPGIAAGATHGVIRVGHAVRALREAETPARVTELGQGLAYWAARWQPLAPVGAGPYRSTDPRAALDAVPRVPDQRFGIRHRLAQLADLPQWPETAGAIPDAGPGTTAARLAAVVRAAAERHGSYGYGNPVMLVHAVTAPNAVKRVLPALPESMWPASLAAAWAAAAAVTAAYAPAEPRPLPQPRSDLTIAELADRAEAIGDPHAIKYADAVADVLAAMPDPALLAAAARSVDELAD; from the coding sequence ATGACCGCGACGATTCTTGACGGGGCCCTTGACCGGCTCCGCGAAAGCGGCCCTGAGCGTGTCGGCTGGCTGTCGAATCACGCGCCTATGGCGGTTGAGGCGCTCGCGCGTGCCGGCTACGGGCATCGGGTGCACCAGTGGATCGATGGATACGCCGACCGGCTGGAGGAACGGCCCCGTGGTATCGCCCGGATAGCCCCCGACGAGTGGCGTGACCCGCTGGGTGACCCTGTTCGTACCGGCGACTGGCTCGATCTGTTCGAGCGCGAGGTCCGCGCGGTGCCGTGGCGCGAGGTGCTGTCGCGGTGGTGGCCACGGCTGCTGCCCGGTATCGCCGCCGGCGCCACGCATGGCGTTATCCGGGTCGGCCACGCGGTGCGGGCGCTGCGCGAGGCCGAGACACCGGCCCGGGTGACCGAGCTCGGGCAAGGGCTGGCCTACTGGGCGGCGCGTTGGCAACCGCTCGCACCCGTTGGCGCCGGGCCTTACCGGTCGACGGATCCCCGCGCGGCGCTCGACGCGGTACCGCGGGTACCGGACCAGCGTTTCGGCATCCGACACCGGCTGGCCCAGCTTGCCGACTTGCCGCAGTGGCCGGAGACAGCCGGCGCGATTCCCGACGCTGGCCCCGGCACCACGGCGGCGCGGCTCGCAGCTGTGGTGAGGGCGGCCGCCGAGCGGCACGGCAGCTACGGCTACGGCAACCCGGTCATGCTGGTGCACGCCGTCACCGCACCGAACGCAGTCAAGCGTGTCCTGCCGGCCCTTCCCGAGTCCATGTGGCCGGCAAGCCTCGCCGCGGCGTGGGCGGCAGCGGCCGCGGTCACGGCCGCATACGCACCCGCCGAACCGCGCCCGCTACCGCAACCCCGTTCAGACCTCACCATCGCGGAGCTGGCCGACCGAGCGGAGGCGATCGGCGACCCGCACGCGATCAAGTACGCCGACGCGGTCGCCGACGTACTCGCCGCCATGCCCGACCCGGCGCTGCTGGCGGCAGCAGCACGCAGCGTTGACGAGCTGGCCGATTGA
- a CDS encoding hemolysin family protein, which yields MLILIGVALIVVLTAATGYFVAQEFAYVAVDRSKLKRAADAGDAPSARALRVTERLSFMLSGAQLGITVTALLVGFVAEPYLGQGLAQLLGAAGIPRAVSVSIALGSALLLATVVQMVLGELGPKNWAIAEPERLARALSRSTVLYLTVAGPLIRLFDTAANRLLRRAGIEPIEELPEGATAEDLQRIIADSHTGGLLDDDTSHLLERGLGFRARIAEEAMVPRVDVVTVAAADPALRLVSLLDTGHTRFPVLGDGVDDLRGVVSAADVVALPADARRHTTMAQIAAAPVLVPAAAALPAVLERLRAEHRQLACVVDEFGGFAGIISLEDIAEELVGAIRDEDDPPEPAPMRQSDGSWLVPARWRVDEIAQATGVRLPAGEAYDTVSGLVLQLLGRVPQPGDVVEVAVPADPDGDAPRRVRLQVLTVQRHVPATLRMVLLGDDATARGRVHP from the coding sequence GTGTTGATCCTGATCGGTGTGGCGCTGATCGTGGTGTTGACCGCGGCGACCGGCTATTTCGTGGCGCAGGAGTTCGCCTACGTGGCGGTGGACCGCTCGAAACTCAAACGCGCCGCGGACGCCGGGGACGCGCCTTCGGCGCGGGCGCTGCGAGTGACCGAGCGGTTGTCGTTCATGCTGTCCGGGGCGCAGCTGGGCATCACGGTGACCGCGCTGCTGGTCGGGTTCGTCGCCGAGCCGTACCTGGGTCAGGGCCTGGCGCAATTGCTGGGCGCGGCCGGGATCCCGCGGGCGGTGAGTGTGTCGATCGCGCTGGGGTCGGCGCTGCTGCTGGCCACTGTGGTGCAGATGGTGCTGGGTGAGCTGGGTCCGAAGAACTGGGCGATCGCCGAGCCGGAGCGGCTGGCCCGCGCGTTGTCGCGGTCCACGGTGCTGTATCTGACGGTGGCGGGGCCGCTGATCCGGCTGTTCGACACGGCGGCGAACCGGCTGCTGCGCCGCGCCGGCATCGAGCCGATCGAGGAGTTACCTGAGGGCGCGACCGCCGAGGACCTGCAGCGCATCATCGCCGACTCGCACACCGGCGGGCTGCTCGACGACGACACTTCACACCTGCTGGAACGCGGCCTGGGGTTCCGGGCCCGGATCGCCGAGGAGGCGATGGTGCCGCGCGTCGACGTGGTCACGGTGGCCGCGGCCGATCCGGCATTGCGGCTGGTCAGCCTGTTGGACACCGGGCACACCCGCTTCCCGGTGCTCGGTGACGGCGTGGACGACCTGCGTGGTGTGGTGTCCGCCGCGGATGTGGTGGCGCTGCCGGCCGACGCCCGCCGGCACACCACGATGGCACAGATCGCCGCGGCGCCGGTGCTGGTGCCCGCGGCCGCCGCGCTGCCGGCGGTGCTGGAACGTCTGCGCGCTGAGCACCGGCAGCTGGCGTGCGTGGTCGACGAGTTCGGCGGGTTCGCCGGCATCATCAGCCTGGAGGACATCGCCGAGGAACTCGTCGGCGCGATCCGCGACGAGGACGACCCGCCCGAACCCGCCCCGATGCGCCAGAGCGATGGCTCCTGGCTGGTTCCGGCCCGGTGGCGCGTCGACGAGATCGCCCAGGCCACCGGTGTGCGCCTGCCGGCTGGCGAGGCGTACGACACCGTGTCCGGGCTGGTTCTGCAACTCCTCGGCCGGGTCCCGCAACCCGGCGACGTCGTCGAGGTCGCCGTACCGGCCGACCCTGACGGCGACGCGCCACGGCGGGTCCGGCTGCAGGTGCTCACCGTGCAGCGGCATGTGCCCGCCACCTTGCGCATGGTTCTGCTCGGCGACGATGCCACGGCGCGAGGGCGGGTGCACCCATGA
- a CDS encoding DM13 domain-containing protein, protein MITRVFRHPLVRAALAVLAVAVAFGVYWFQPWKLVTDQKVDETLTTVSTPAASTGPGAPATTPSGPLLVRQGEFISHEHETSGAARVVRTADGSHRLELVGLDTSNGPDLRVWLSDQPVRPGVAGWRVFDDGDWVELGRLKGNKGDQAYAIPAGTDLDRLGSVSIWCKRFSVSFGAAALATVN, encoded by the coding sequence GTGATCACTCGCGTATTCCGCCACCCCCTGGTCCGGGCAGCCCTGGCGGTCCTGGCTGTCGCCGTCGCGTTCGGTGTGTACTGGTTCCAGCCGTGGAAGCTGGTCACCGATCAGAAGGTCGACGAGACGCTGACGACCGTCTCCACGCCCGCGGCCTCAACCGGCCCGGGTGCTCCCGCCACCACACCCTCCGGTCCGCTCCTGGTGCGGCAAGGGGAGTTCATCTCCCACGAGCACGAAACCAGCGGCGCCGCCCGGGTGGTCCGCACCGCGGACGGCTCGCACCGGCTGGAACTGGTCGGCCTCGACACCTCGAACGGCCCTGACCTACGGGTCTGGCTGTCCGATCAGCCGGTACGCCCTGGCGTGGCCGGGTGGCGGGTGTTCGACGACGGCGACTGGGTCGAGCTGGGTCGGCTCAAGGGCAACAAGGGCGACCAGGCGTACGCCATCCCCGCCGGAACCGACCTGGACCGGCTCGGCAGCGTCTCCATCTGGTGCAAGCGGTTCTCCGTCTCCTTCGGCGCGGCCGCACTCGCCACAGTGAACTGA
- a CDS encoding lipopolysaccharide assembly protein LapA domain-containing protein — MFDNRHRTRIPSAHTTASPLQAEGFAPTASPTGRVPRTRAGSTWSGICAAALLSVVLIVFIGQNTRSVQVNFLGMGGSLPLALALLIAAVGAAVLTMVVGTVRIAELRRLSNQRR; from the coding sequence ATGTTCGACAACCGGCACCGCACCCGAATCCCATCTGCTCATACCACGGCCTCGCCTTTGCAGGCCGAGGGCTTCGCGCCCACGGCGTCGCCGACGGGTCGGGTGCCCCGCACTCGCGCGGGTTCGACGTGGTCCGGCATCTGTGCCGCCGCGTTGCTGTCCGTGGTGCTGATCGTCTTCATCGGGCAGAACACCCGTAGCGTGCAGGTCAATTTCCTGGGAATGGGCGGCAGCCTGCCGCTGGCCCTGGCGCTGCTGATCGCTGCCGTCGGCGCGGCGGTCCTGACCATGGTGGTCGGCACGGTCCGGATCGCCGAGCTACGCCGCCTGTCCAACCAGCGTCGCTAA
- a CDS encoding response regulator, with amino-acid sequence MTTPLRILVADDEPLVRSGIDMLVSAEPGIDVIGEAADGAQAVLLARQLRPDVVLMDVRMPGMDGVEATRQITADTFAPAGPFVTVLVLSTYNHDDSVYAALRAGASGFLLKDAARSELIRAVRAVAAGDGWLDPAVTKGLLTEFAARPQPQRPTPAELTQLTPREHDVLLLVAHGLSNPEIAGRLFIGEATVKTHLGRIYTKLDLRDRAQAVVAAYRAGLITPEPSPVPPGRRL; translated from the coding sequence ATGACCACCCCGCTGCGGATCCTGGTGGCAGACGACGAACCGCTGGTGCGTTCCGGGATCGACATGCTGGTCAGCGCCGAGCCGGGCATCGATGTCATCGGAGAGGCGGCCGACGGCGCGCAGGCGGTCCTGCTGGCCCGGCAACTGCGACCCGATGTCGTTCTCATGGATGTCCGGATGCCCGGCATGGACGGCGTGGAGGCAACCCGCCAGATCACCGCCGACACCTTCGCACCGGCGGGCCCTTTCGTCACGGTGCTGGTCCTCAGCACGTACAACCACGACGACTCGGTCTACGCAGCATTGCGGGCCGGCGCGTCCGGCTTCCTGCTCAAGGACGCCGCCCGCAGCGAATTGATCCGAGCGGTACGCGCCGTCGCGGCCGGCGACGGCTGGCTGGACCCCGCGGTGACCAAGGGCCTCCTCACCGAGTTCGCCGCCCGGCCGCAGCCGCAGCGACCGACCCCGGCCGAGCTGACCCAGCTCACCCCAAGAGAGCACGATGTCCTTCTCCTCGTGGCGCACGGCTTGTCCAATCCGGAGATCGCCGGCCGCCTCTTCATCGGTGAGGCGACGGTGAAGACCCACCTGGGCCGGATCTACACCAAGCTCGACCTGCGCGACCGTGCCCAAGCCGTGGTCGCCGCCTACCGGGCTGGGCTCATCACGCCAGAGCCCAGCCCGGTCCCACCCGGCCGAAGACTGTGA
- a CDS encoding MerR family transcriptional regulator: protein MGELMRIGEIASAAGVSPRTVDYYTSLHLLTPAERSPGNFRLYDPSIVERITTIRQLESHGVPLDDIARALHSPHAQDLTTLLARLDADLHTLQETAETAGPDTYRLLTAAAARAHSLITTALEIALGITPG, encoded by the coding sequence GTGGGTGAACTCATGCGTATCGGTGAGATCGCCTCGGCGGCCGGAGTCAGCCCCCGCACGGTGGACTACTACACCAGCCTGCACCTGCTCACCCCCGCCGAGCGCAGCCCCGGCAACTTCCGCCTCTACGACCCGAGCATCGTCGAGCGCATCACCACCATCCGCCAGCTCGAAAGCCACGGCGTGCCGCTCGACGACATCGCCCGAGCACTCCACTCGCCACACGCCCAAGACCTCACCACGCTGCTGGCCCGCCTCGACGCCGACCTGCACACCCTCCAGGAGACCGCCGAAACCGCCGGACCCGACACCTACCGACTGCTCACGGCGGCCGCCGCCCGCGCCCACAGCCTCATCACCACCGCCCTGGAGATCGCCCTCGGCATCACCCCCGGATGA
- a CDS encoding DUF5994 family protein: protein MNVTTADARMTIVSMTPPSVPRLRLEPTGSRRTLLDGAWWPRSTDPVAELPGLVLAIDKIRGPVTRLVLAAAGWDSHPRRLGVHGRVLRLGYFTSQPRDLLTAICDRNERVDLLVVAPDTASGTADAAMILAATTTNLVHAQNIILAVSAPASRAAVGDAAEDAWETDGGRLGRVPAPRRVPEPAGCDR, encoded by the coding sequence ATGAACGTCACAACTGCCGACGCACGCATGACCATCGTCTCGATGACACCACCGTCCGTCCCGCGGCTGCGCCTGGAACCCACCGGCTCCCGACGCACCCTGCTCGACGGCGCCTGGTGGCCACGCAGCACCGATCCCGTCGCCGAACTACCCGGCCTAGTCCTAGCCATCGACAAGATTCGCGGCCCGGTCACCCGGCTCGTGCTGGCAGCCGCCGGCTGGGACAGCCATCCCCGCCGCCTCGGCGTGCACGGCAGGGTGCTCCGGCTGGGCTACTTCACCAGCCAACCGCGCGATCTGCTGACCGCGATCTGCGACCGCAACGAACGCGTCGATCTGCTCGTGGTCGCACCCGACACCGCAAGCGGCACCGCCGACGCGGCGATGATCCTGGCCGCCACCACCACCAACCTCGTCCACGCCCAGAACATCATCCTCGCGGTCAGCGCACCCGCCTCTCGGGCAGCCGTCGGCGACGCAGCCGAAGACGCGTGGGAAACCGACGGCGGACGGCTTGGTCGCGTCCCGGCACCGCGCAGGGTGCCCGAGCCGGCCGGGTGTGACCGATGA
- the nhaA gene encoding Na+/H+ antiporter NhaA: MSLFRRGSWPEARRIGEILRRETIGGALLLVAAVAALVWANSPWAPAYEALRDWQVGPAAWHLHLSLGTWAADGLLAIFFFVAGLELKREFVAGDLRDPRRAVVPVAAAVGGVLVPALIYTVLNIGTGGGALRGWAIATATDIAFALAVLAVVGRHLPAALRIFLLTLAVVDDLLAIVIIAVFYTAHLAVAPLLATLVPLAVFGVLVQRRVRSWWLLLPLAALTWGLMHASGVHATVAGVLLAFTVPVVRSDQAGGPQAGLGLAEHFEQRFRPLSAGFAVPVFALLSAGVTIGGLHGLATALTDPVALGVVAGLVAGKTIGITAATWLVARFTRARLDEGLSWADVIGLAILGGVGFTVSLLVGELAFGAHDPRAEHVKVAVLAGSLTAALLATAVLRLRNRVYRRLHAAESVDTDRDGTPDVYETGGDR, from the coding sequence ATGTCCCTGTTCCGGCGTGGTTCGTGGCCGGAGGCGCGCCGGATCGGGGAGATCCTGCGCCGGGAGACCATCGGTGGGGCGTTGCTGCTGGTCGCCGCGGTGGCGGCGCTGGTGTGGGCGAACTCGCCCTGGGCGCCGGCGTACGAGGCGCTGCGGGATTGGCAGGTCGGCCCGGCGGCCTGGCATCTGCATCTGAGTCTGGGAACGTGGGCGGCGGACGGGCTGCTGGCGATCTTCTTCTTCGTGGCCGGGTTGGAACTCAAGCGGGAGTTCGTCGCGGGTGACCTTCGGGATCCGCGGCGGGCGGTGGTACCGGTCGCCGCGGCCGTGGGCGGTGTCCTGGTCCCAGCGTTGATCTACACGGTGCTCAATATCGGCACCGGCGGCGGCGCGCTACGGGGATGGGCGATCGCGACCGCGACCGACATCGCGTTCGCCCTCGCCGTGCTCGCCGTCGTCGGCCGGCACCTGCCGGCGGCATTGCGGATCTTCCTGCTCACCCTCGCCGTGGTAGACGACCTGCTCGCCATCGTGATCATCGCGGTGTTCTACACCGCACACCTGGCGGTCGCGCCGTTGCTGGCAACGCTGGTACCCCTGGCCGTGTTCGGGGTGCTCGTGCAGCGGCGGGTCCGCTCGTGGTGGCTGCTGCTGCCGCTGGCCGCGCTGACGTGGGGGTTGATGCACGCCTCCGGGGTGCACGCCACCGTCGCGGGGGTGCTGCTGGCGTTCACCGTGCCGGTGGTGCGCAGCGACCAGGCCGGCGGCCCACAGGCCGGGCTGGGCCTGGCCGAGCACTTCGAGCAGCGGTTCCGGCCGCTGTCGGCCGGGTTCGCCGTACCGGTCTTCGCGTTGCTGTCGGCCGGGGTGACCATCGGCGGCCTCCACGGCCTGGCCACGGCATTGACCGACCCGGTGGCGCTCGGCGTGGTCGCCGGGCTGGTGGCCGGCAAGACCATCGGCATCACCGCCGCGACGTGGCTGGTCGCCCGGTTCACCCGCGCCCGCCTAGACGAGGGGCTGAGCTGGGCCGACGTGATCGGGTTGGCCATCCTGGGCGGGGTCGGCTTCACGGTGTCGCTGCTCGTGGGTGAGCTGGCGTTCGGCGCCCACGATCCCCGCGCGGAACACGTCAAGGTCGCGGTGCTGGCCGGTTCCCTGACCGCGGCGCTGCTGGCCACGGCGGTGCTCCGGTTGCGTAACCGGGTGTACCGGCGTCTCCACGCCGCGGAAAGCGTCGACACCGATCGCGACGGCACCCCGGACGTGTACGAGACCGGCGGCGACCGCTGA
- a CDS encoding sensor histidine kinase encodes MRRLASGPDILLLAAVWIVDVAVFSTLLNRSDSPSGLLRAPVVVGYAAVGAAALLLRRSHPVWVFAAVWLHSCAANLLPLGVHPTAGVLVALYTVTASRGEAVGALAMVAGFVPLGLTVAAEVRAAAADERITILTANAIFFTVVGLLVWGLGRWVRANREHARELERRRLAEADAAVAVERRRIARELHDIVAHAVTVMVLQAGGAQQILGTDAARALRTLRQIEDLGREAMGELRRLLLVLRPSAGDEAQQPVDGHQPGLDDVDRLVGTFREASLPVRLGVCGAARRMDRSTDLTAYRVVQEALTNVMKHAGPGTRTRVELNWADALSIRVTDDGGSPPRRASAPSAGHGLLGLQERVDVVGGTLTAGPTRDGGFEVNAALPVPTTEPDRARSGG; translated from the coding sequence ATGAGGCGGCTCGCATCCGGGCCCGACATACTGCTGTTGGCCGCCGTCTGGATCGTCGATGTCGCGGTCTTCTCAACGCTGCTGAACCGTTCCGACAGCCCGTCGGGGCTGCTGCGGGCGCCGGTCGTCGTCGGCTACGCCGCGGTGGGCGCAGCCGCGCTGCTCCTGCGCCGAAGTCACCCGGTGTGGGTGTTCGCCGCCGTGTGGCTGCACAGCTGCGCCGCCAACCTGCTGCCGCTGGGCGTGCATCCAACAGCAGGGGTACTGGTGGCCCTCTACACCGTCACGGCTTCCCGCGGCGAAGCTGTCGGCGCGTTGGCGATGGTCGCCGGGTTCGTACCCCTGGGCCTTACGGTCGCCGCCGAGGTGAGGGCGGCGGCCGCGGACGAACGGATCACGATCCTCACGGCCAACGCGATCTTCTTCACGGTGGTCGGTCTGCTGGTGTGGGGTCTCGGCCGGTGGGTACGCGCCAACCGGGAGCACGCGCGGGAGCTGGAGCGCCGCCGGCTGGCCGAGGCGGATGCGGCGGTTGCGGTCGAGCGCCGCCGGATCGCGCGCGAACTGCACGACATCGTCGCGCACGCGGTGACGGTGATGGTGCTCCAGGCCGGTGGAGCCCAGCAGATACTGGGCACCGACGCCGCTCGTGCGCTGCGGACGCTGCGGCAGATCGAGGACCTCGGCCGGGAGGCGATGGGTGAACTGCGCCGGCTGCTCCTCGTACTGCGACCCTCCGCCGGTGATGAGGCCCAGCAGCCGGTTGACGGTCACCAGCCGGGACTCGACGACGTCGACCGACTCGTCGGGACGTTTCGGGAGGCGTCGTTGCCGGTACGGCTGGGAGTGTGCGGCGCGGCGCGGCGGATGGACCGCAGCACCGACCTCACGGCATATCGGGTAGTCCAGGAAGCGCTGACCAACGTCATGAAACACGCCGGGCCGGGCACCCGAACCCGCGTCGAGCTGAACTGGGCGGACGCGTTGTCGATCCGGGTCACCGACGACGGGGGTTCGCCGCCGCGCCGGGCATCGGCACCGTCGGCCGGGCACGGGCTGCTCGGACTGCAAGAGCGGGTCGACGTCGTGGGCGGGACACTCACCGCCGGCCCCACCCGCGACGGCGGCTTCGAGGTCAACGCGGCGCTGCCGGTACCGACGACGGAACCCGACAGGGCCAGGAGCGGCGGATGA